A region from the Sporocytophaga myxococcoides genome encodes:
- a CDS encoding RHS repeat-associated core domain-containing protein: NGKLVTSGTTSPLAMDDLTYKYETIANGYTRNTNRLRSVSDAVGNGNYADDIDNQANNNYDYDEIGNLKSDVQEGIDTIEWTVSGKISKVTRSSGITKPDLEFKYDALGNRVAKISKPAATKTDASTWITLYYVRDGVGNVISTYEQRKTTSAQEFFWKDQTLYGSTRLGMVDLNKNITTLGAVSNSLFATKTGIKLFEGSNHLGNVLTVFTDRKIPVASGTNVLSYTADIASTSDYYAFGSQMPGRKYTKTNYRYGFNGMEKDDEVKGSGNSYDFGARIYDPRIGRWLSLDPSAAKYVGWSPYNFVRDNPIRYVDPDGKDPIDPRTGKTSKISLTNSVVVANTYDPKIHLTPKKDAELLSWASSQLLKFSVGKDNGAPIGIFDDFPSPDRSASLISEEAAAVINPRYGDKLRSFSSPKSINGLYNPPSVDAFEEVAKTGYYSYIDQGFAESGIFYTDIKSFNLIDVEANTVSRITNFTRNSNGKFDINTVSTFSTKKGDIQTEMRNGQEYRYRNVTTTETIEQYQNNKSVKKSTVTHTYQEKVK; the protein is encoded by the coding sequence TTAACGGAAAACTGGTAACCTCAGGCACAACATCACCATTAGCCATGGATGATCTGACGTACAAGTATGAGACGATAGCCAATGGCTATACCAGAAATACGAACAGGTTAAGGTCTGTGAGTGATGCCGTAGGTAACGGAAACTATGCTGATGATATAGACAATCAGGCTAATAACAACTATGACTATGATGAAATTGGAAATCTGAAGTCAGATGTTCAGGAAGGGATTGACACAATCGAGTGGACAGTGAGCGGAAAAATATCGAAAGTAACACGTTCTTCAGGTATCACAAAGCCAGATCTGGAGTTTAAGTACGATGCATTAGGAAACAGGGTCGCTAAAATCTCTAAGCCTGCAGCGACCAAAACAGATGCATCTACCTGGATAACATTGTATTATGTAAGGGACGGAGTGGGTAATGTAATAAGTACATATGAGCAAAGAAAAACCACAAGCGCACAGGAGTTTTTCTGGAAAGATCAGACGCTTTATGGCAGCACCAGATTGGGAATGGTTGATTTGAATAAAAATATTACTACCTTGGGAGCGGTATCTAATTCGTTATTTGCTACAAAAACAGGTATAAAACTGTTTGAGGGAAGTAATCACCTGGGTAACGTGCTTACTGTATTTACAGATCGCAAGATCCCAGTAGCTTCAGGTACCAATGTTCTTTCTTATACTGCTGATATCGCAAGCACTTCGGATTACTATGCATTTGGTAGTCAAATGCCTGGTAGGAAATATACTAAGACGAATTATCGTTATGGATTCAACGGGATGGAGAAAGATGATGAAGTTAAAGGTAGCGGAAATAGTTATGACTTTGGAGCGAGGATTTACGATCCGAGAATTGGAAGATGGTTAAGTTTAGATCCTTCTGCTGCTAAATATGTAGGTTGGAGTCCTTATAATTTTGTTAGGGATAATCCAATAAGATATGTTGATCCTGATGGAAAAGATCCTATTGATCCTCGTACCGGAAAAACTTCAAAAATTAGTTTGACGAATTCAGTTGTAGTTGCTAATACTTATGATCCTAAGATACATCTAACGCCTAAGAAGGATGCTGAATTGCTAAGTTGGGCAAGTTCGCAGTTACTTAAATTTTCTGTAGGAAAAGACAATGGCGCTCCAATCGGTATCTTTGATGATTTTCCTAGCCCCGATAGATCAGCAAGTTTAATTTCGGAAGAAGCTGCAGCAGTTATAAATCCAAGATATGGAGATAAGCTTCGTTCTTTCTCATCGCCAAAAAGTATTAACGGCTTGTATAATCCACCGAGTGTTGATGCTTTTGAAGAGGTAGCAAAAACGGGATACTATAGTTATATTGACCAAGGTTTTGCAGAATCAGGGATATTTTATACTGATATTAAAAGTTTTAATTTGATAGACGTTGAAGCAAACACTGTATCAAGAATTACAAATTTTACAAGAAATTCTAATGGGAAATTTGATATTAATACAGTGAGTACATTTTCAACTA